In Gimesia benthica, a single window of DNA contains:
- a CDS encoding Gfo/Idh/MocA family protein, giving the protein MGKKTIRIGIVGAGANTKARHIPGFQAIDDVELAGVVNSTQASTDKVARKYGIPQTYSHWQELVEDPEIDAVVIGTWPDLHCEITCMALEAGKHVLTEARMARNLEEARKMLKVSQARPDLIAQIVPSPFGLKYNNEIIKLISHQYLGQLREVIVQGADDAFWDYSKKMHWRLDKEISGNNMLTMGILHETLSRWVPATERVFAQSSIFEPVRPSATAQGNADVTLPDSLQIVSRLQGGANAIYHLSGTILFGPGLQIHLYGSLGTIKVQFTPEEKIFVGHMGEDKLKEIQVPQEEISGWRVESEFIGAIRGEEVVHFTDFATGVKYMEFSEAVARSCEQNQPVSLPL; this is encoded by the coding sequence ACACATTCCGGGATTTCAGGCGATTGATGACGTCGAACTCGCAGGCGTTGTGAACTCAACTCAAGCCTCTACAGATAAAGTTGCCCGGAAATACGGTATTCCGCAAACCTACTCCCACTGGCAGGAACTGGTGGAAGACCCGGAAATCGATGCTGTTGTGATCGGCACCTGGCCCGATCTGCATTGTGAGATCACCTGCATGGCACTCGAAGCAGGCAAGCACGTGCTTACCGAGGCCAGAATGGCACGTAATCTGGAAGAAGCGCGTAAGATGCTTAAAGTCTCCCAGGCGCGCCCCGACCTGATCGCCCAGATCGTTCCCAGTCCTTTCGGCCTCAAATACAATAATGAAATCATTAAGCTGATCTCGCATCAGTATCTGGGTCAATTGCGGGAAGTCATCGTTCAGGGTGCCGACGATGCATTCTGGGATTACAGCAAAAAAATGCACTGGCGTCTCGATAAAGAAATCAGCGGCAACAACATGCTCACCATGGGCATCCTGCACGAGACCCTCAGCCGCTGGGTACCTGCCACCGAACGCGTGTTTGCCCAGTCTTCAATCTTCGAACCCGTTCGTCCTTCTGCGACAGCCCAGGGCAACGCCGATGTGACTCTCCCTGACAGCCTGCAGATCGTGTCTCGCCTGCAGGGAGGCGCCAACGCCATCTATCACCTGAGTGGAACAATTCTCTTTGGACCAGGTCTGCAGATTCACCTGTATGGCAGCCTGGGAACCATCAAAGTTCAATTCACTCCCGAAGAGAAAATCTTTGTTGGTCATATGGGAGAGGATAAGCTCAAAGAAATTCAGGTTCCTCAGGAAGAGATCAGTGGCTGGCGTGTGGAATCGGAATTCATCGGTGCCATCCGTGGAGAGGAAGTCGTGCACTTCACTGATTTCGCCACCGGTGTCAAATACATGGAGTTTTCCGAAGCGGTTGCCCGGAGCTGCGAACAGAATCAGCCTGTCTCGCTTCCACTGTAA
- a CDS encoding 3'(2'),5'-bisphosphate nucleotidase — protein MTETLEQELKTALLAVRQAALICRTVQSAITDEVLEKKDKSPVTIADFSSQAVICRALHNAFPEDPIIGEEDAAELQGPENREFLEKIVSELTADGIQDTTPENVCTWIDYGGAKTYSDRFWTLDPIDGTKGFLRKEQYAVSLALIVEGKIVLGVLGCPNLPFPGENPTAGTLYYAIAGQGAYALPLVREQEPKRIRVTTTADFSESRFCESVESGHSSHSHSQQLAERLGISKEPRRLDSQAKYAVVAQGEADIYMRLPTRPGYREKIWDHAAGVLLVEEAGGEVTDIHGNPLQFDQGYELKNNQGVIVTNGHLHSLLIQSLDELEF, from the coding sequence ATGACAGAAACTTTGGAACAGGAATTAAAGACAGCACTCCTGGCAGTCAGACAGGCTGCATTGATCTGCAGAACAGTTCAATCTGCCATCACGGATGAGGTCCTGGAAAAAAAAGATAAGAGTCCAGTCACGATCGCAGATTTCAGCAGTCAGGCCGTTATCTGCCGTGCACTCCACAACGCATTCCCGGAAGACCCCATCATCGGTGAAGAAGATGCCGCTGAACTGCAAGGACCGGAAAACCGGGAGTTCCTGGAAAAGATTGTCTCGGAACTGACTGCCGACGGTATCCAGGATACGACTCCTGAGAATGTCTGTACGTGGATCGATTATGGCGGTGCCAAAACATACAGCGACCGTTTCTGGACGCTTGATCCCATTGATGGAACCAAGGGCTTTTTACGCAAAGAACAGTACGCGGTTTCACTTGCTTTGATCGTGGAGGGAAAAATCGTACTCGGCGTGCTGGGCTGTCCCAACCTGCCCTTTCCCGGGGAAAACCCAACCGCGGGGACGCTCTACTACGCGATCGCTGGACAAGGTGCATACGCCCTTCCCCTCGTTCGCGAACAGGAGCCGAAACGCATCCGTGTGACCACTACTGCCGATTTTTCGGAATCCCGCTTTTGTGAATCCGTCGAATCGGGACACAGTTCACACAGCCACTCTCAGCAGCTGGCGGAACGACTGGGGATCAGTAAAGAGCCCCGGCGTCTGGACAGTCAGGCTAAATACGCTGTCGTCGCCCAGGGTGAGGCTGACATCTACATGCGGCTGCCCACACGCCCCGGTTATCGTGAGAAAATCTGGGATCATGCGGCGGGGGTCTTGCTGGTTGAAGAAGCGGGAGGGGAAGTCACTGATATCCACGGCAACCCGCTGCAATTTGACCAGGGATATGAACTGAAAAATAATCAGGGCGTGATCGTCACCAACGGACACCTGCACTCGCTCCTGATCCAGTCTCTGGACGAACTCGAATTTTAA
- a CDS encoding SLC13 family permease, with the protein MDWHIVVTFLVLAGVICSLTFLRAGADTILMGGLTILIVSGIVPVDQAVQGFANEGLLAVAFLFVVSEGIRQTGGFSFTGQQLLGRPKSLTDAQARVMVPSAILSAFLNNTPVVAMMMPVISDWAKKMRISISHLMLPLSYAAILGGLCTLVGTSTTLVVNGLLQSQTDRPALSMFEIAWIGVPVMVAGLIYLLVCSRWLLPERKPAITPMDDPREYTVEMVVEPGCPLIGKTIEQAGLRHLPGMYLMEIDRDDDVIAAVSSNERLAANDQLVFVGVVESVIDLQKIPGLKPATDQLFKLSGPRSERCLIEAVVSDSFRFLNMSIRTAKFRSNYNAAVIAVARNGQRINKKIGDIELQRGDTLLIEAHPSFIDQQRNSREFFLVSQVEDSTPPRHERAWIARLILLAMIGMVAVFNIPMLVAAMVAAGLMTATRCCSATEAKRSIDWGVLITIAAGLGIGQAIDNSGAARLIANGFTGMANDSPLIVLAILSFITLVFTNLITAKATATLIFPITVATANALGVDLMPFVIAIIISAAACFATPIGYQTNLMVFGPGGINMVTICVLAAR; encoded by the coding sequence ATGGACTGGCACATCGTAGTCACGTTTCTCGTTTTGGCAGGAGTAATCTGCTCTCTGACGTTTCTACGTGCCGGCGCTGATACGATTCTGATGGGCGGTCTGACCATTCTCATCGTTTCCGGCATCGTTCCCGTCGATCAGGCTGTGCAGGGTTTTGCTAACGAAGGTCTGCTGGCAGTTGCATTTCTGTTCGTGGTCAGCGAGGGTATCCGACAAACCGGCGGCTTCTCCTTCACGGGCCAGCAACTACTGGGACGACCTAAATCCCTGACCGATGCGCAGGCCCGCGTGATGGTGCCTTCCGCCATCCTGAGTGCATTCCTGAATAACACTCCCGTTGTTGCCATGATGATGCCCGTCATTTCCGACTGGGCCAAGAAAATGCGGATCTCCATTTCGCATCTGATGCTGCCTCTCAGTTATGCCGCGATTCTGGGCGGGCTCTGTACCCTGGTCGGCACCAGCACCACCCTGGTGGTCAATGGGCTGCTGCAGAGTCAGACAGATCGCCCTGCACTGAGCATGTTTGAAATTGCCTGGATCGGAGTTCCGGTCATGGTTGCGGGATTGATATATCTGCTGGTCTGCTCTCGCTGGCTGCTCCCCGAGCGAAAACCGGCGATCACTCCCATGGACGATCCCCGTGAATACACGGTGGAAATGGTCGTTGAACCCGGCTGTCCCCTGATTGGCAAAACCATTGAACAAGCCGGTCTGCGTCATCTGCCCGGCATGTACCTGATGGAAATCGACCGGGACGATGATGTGATCGCCGCGGTCTCCTCGAATGAACGACTGGCCGCCAACGATCAGCTGGTCTTCGTGGGCGTTGTTGAATCGGTCATCGATCTGCAGAAAATCCCCGGCCTCAAACCAGCCACCGACCAGTTATTCAAACTCTCCGGTCCCCGCTCCGAACGCTGCCTGATTGAAGCGGTTGTCTCAGACAGCTTTCGTTTCCTCAATATGTCCATCCGCACTGCCAAGTTTCGCTCCAATTACAACGCTGCGGTAATCGCGGTGGCACGGAACGGTCAGCGGATCAATAAGAAAATCGGTGACATTGAACTGCAGCGAGGCGACACATTACTCATTGAAGCACACCCCTCGTTCATCGATCAGCAACGGAACTCCCGTGAATTTTTCCTGGTCAGCCAGGTCGAAGATTCCACGCCCCCAAGACACGAACGCGCCTGGATCGCCCGGCTGATTCTGCTGGCCATGATCGGTATGGTTGCCGTGTTCAACATCCCGATGCTTGTGGCCGCCATGGTGGCTGCTGGCCTGATGACCGCAACCCGCTGCTGCAGTGCCACGGAAGCCAAACGCTCCATTGACTGGGGAGTGCTGATCACCATCGCAGCCGGACTGGGAATTGGACAGGCCATCGATAACTCGGGTGCCGCCAGACTGATTGCCAACGGATTTACCGGTATGGCTAACGACAGTCCTCTGATCGTCCTCGCGATTCTCTCATTCATCACCCTGGTCTTTACGAATCTGATTACCGCCAAAGCCACGGCAACGCTGATTTTTCCGATCACGGTCGCCACTGCAAATGCCCTGGGTGTGGACCTGATGCCGTTCGTGATTGCCATCATCATTTCTGCAGCCGCCTGTTTCGCCACCCCTATCGGCTACCAGACCAACCTGATGGTCTTCGGACCCGGGGGTATAAATATGGTGACTATCTGCGTATTGGCGGCCCGCTGA
- a CDS encoding prolyl oligopeptidase family serine peptidase produces the protein MHRSLCSRFVPALAFFALLLSAPVILSAQDAPPADRKKLEAELQELQQQIQALKQNPQIERSLLADVEIYGKAAEWILRHKEFYKPQYVKETYQVLETGRQRASQLAAGKPEWTDPKGTVLFGYYSKIDGSVQPYALTFPADFKQKSSQRWPLHVELHGRGGKRNEVFFIMHPNGRGPRKDHDWLHLDPFGRTDNGWRWSGEVDVHEAIADVKKRFLIDKQRITLRGFSMGGAGAWHLGLHYPSEWCGVGPGAGFVDFYQYQNHKEKLPPYQDKTLHIYDSIDYALNAADVPVVTYGGGKDKQLVSSTRMVEKAEELDIKIPLYISPEAAHQSRMPAYQNFLAQLLKISKEGRPAWPGRKQIRFITYTPKFNECEWLNIEELDQMYEPTTVEGGWMRNQEFWS, from the coding sequence ATGCATCGCAGCCTCTGCTCCCGCTTTGTACCCGCGCTGGCATTCTTCGCCTTACTATTATCTGCTCCCGTAATTCTCTCTGCCCAGGATGCACCTCCTGCAGATCGCAAGAAACTCGAAGCAGAACTTCAGGAACTGCAACAGCAGATTCAGGCACTTAAACAAAATCCCCAGATCGAACGCTCCCTGCTCGCCGACGTGGAAATTTATGGGAAAGCAGCAGAGTGGATTTTACGCCACAAGGAATTTTACAAACCACAGTACGTCAAAGAGACCTACCAGGTTCTTGAAACCGGACGCCAGCGAGCCAGCCAACTCGCAGCAGGCAAACCCGAGTGGACCGATCCGAAGGGTACGGTGCTCTTCGGATACTACTCGAAGATCGATGGCTCCGTGCAACCGTATGCTTTGACCTTTCCTGCAGACTTCAAACAGAAGTCCAGCCAGCGCTGGCCCCTGCATGTGGAACTGCATGGTCGGGGAGGCAAACGCAACGAAGTCTTCTTTATCATGCATCCAAATGGCAGAGGACCGCGTAAAGATCATGACTGGTTGCACCTCGATCCCTTTGGACGAACAGATAACGGTTGGCGCTGGAGTGGAGAAGTCGATGTACATGAAGCGATCGCCGATGTCAAAAAACGTTTCCTGATCGACAAGCAGCGGATCACCCTGCGTGGCTTCTCCATGGGAGGCGCTGGTGCCTGGCATCTGGGACTGCATTATCCCTCTGAATGGTGCGGCGTGGGACCGGGAGCGGGCTTTGTCGATTTCTACCAGTATCAGAACCACAAAGAGAAACTGCCTCCCTATCAGGATAAAACTCTGCACATTTATGACTCCATCGACTACGCCCTCAATGCTGCTGATGTTCCAGTCGTGACCTACGGAGGTGGAAAAGACAAGCAGCTGGTCTCGAGCACTCGGATGGTCGAAAAGGCTGAAGAACTGGATATCAAAATCCCCCTGTATATCAGCCCCGAGGCGGCACATCAGTCACGGATGCCCGCTTATCAGAATTTCCTTGCACAGCTGCTGAAGATCTCCAAAGAGGGCCGCCCCGCCTGGCCGGGCCGCAAGCAGATCCGCTTTATTACATACACTCCCAAGTTCAATGAATGCGAATGGCTCAACATCGAAGAACTGGACCAGATGTACGAGCCGACCACCGTCGAAGGGGGCTGGATGAGGAATCAGGAATTCTGGAGCTGA